Proteins from a genomic interval of Desulfonatronum sp. SC1:
- a CDS encoding BrnT family toxin, translated as MKKILFEWDPKKALLNVAHHFVTFDEASTAFGDPLSQTIYDPLHSGDEDRYVLIGQSIKCRLLVVVHTERGDTIRIISARLATNKEREKYEENDQ; from the coding sequence ATGAAAAAAATATTGTTTGAATGGGATCCAAAAAAAGCACTTTTGAACGTTGCACATCACTTTGTCACTTTTGACGAGGCGAGTACTGCATTCGGCGATCCACTTTCACAAACAATTTACGACCCATTGCACTCAGGAGACGAAGATCGTTACGTTCTGATTGGCCAATCCATCAAATGCCGTCTTCTTGTCGTCGTTCATACGGAAAGAGGCGATACTATTCGAATCATTAGTGCAAGATTGGCAACAAACAAAGAGAGAGAAAAATATGAAGAAAATGACCAATGA
- a CDS encoding nucleotidyltransferase family protein → MTVSIDKARSFLKQKQQARQEQLSLLHARAVADASAIVRMIVQRYNPIRIYQWGSLLRPELFREYSDIDLAVEGVREPERFFRMFGDAERMTDFPLDLLDIEKIAPEFAEIIKMKSIVVYERENQPAHR, encoded by the coding sequence ATGACCGTCTCCATCGACAAGGCGCGATCCTTCCTCAAGCAGAAGCAGCAGGCCCGCCAGGAGCAATTAAGCCTGCTCCATGCCAGGGCCGTGGCCGACGCTTCCGCCATTGTGCGCATGATCGTCCAGCGCTACAATCCCATTCGCATATATCAGTGGGGTTCCTTGTTGCGTCCGGAGCTGTTTCGGGAGTACTCGGATATCGACCTGGCCGTGGAGGGCGTGCGTGAGCCGGAACGGTTTTTTCGCATGTTCGGGGATGCGGAGCGGATGACGGATTTTCCTTTGGATTTACTGGATATCGAAAAGATCGCTCCGGAATTCGCGGAAATTATCAAGATGAAAAGTATCGTGGTCTATGAACGGGAAAATCAGCCTGCTCATCGGTGA
- a CDS encoding type II toxin-antitoxin system RelE/ParE family toxin, with amino-acid sequence MPYRITFKKSVSRDLRKIGKTEADRVLSALASQLPEAADACPELKGKFAGLRKFRVGDYRVIFAIIGDSVCVIRVGHRRDVYRG; translated from the coding sequence TTGCCCTATAGGATCACATTCAAGAAGTCCGTTTCGCGTGACCTACGGAAGATAGGCAAGACGGAAGCCGATCGGGTTCTGAGCGCGTTGGCCTCCCAGTTGCCGGAGGCAGCGGATGCTTGTCCTGAGCTGAAGGGCAAGTTCGCCGGACTGAGGAAGTTCCGTGTTGGAGATTATCGTGTCATCTTTGCGATCATCGGAGACTCGGTATGCGTGATCCGGGTCGGACACCGTCGGGATGTCTACCGGGGATAG
- a CDS encoding type II toxin-antitoxin system VapC family toxin has product MQQWYNDQTLVVTTNYVLSELVALFMSPLRIPRPKQIQAIETIKAVDWIEIIHIDKNLDDKVWQFLKERDDKMWSLVDCSSFVVMKDRQLSHGFTTDHHFEQAGFLRLLYWFRVKQ; this is encoded by the coding sequence ATGCAACAATGGTATAATGATCAAACCCTTGTCGTCACAACGAATTATGTCCTTTCGGAGCTTGTCGCTTTGTTCATGAGTCCGCTCAGAATACCACGTCCGAAGCAAATCCAAGCGATTGAGACAATCAAGGCTGTTGATTGGATCGAAATCATCCATATTGACAAGAATTTAGATGATAAAGTTTGGCAATTTCTAAAGGAACGAGATGATAAAATGTGGAGTTTGGTTGACTGCTCTAGCTTTGTTGTCATGAAAGATCGCCAACTCAGTCATGGATTCACGACGGATCATCATTTTGAGCAAGCTGGATTTTTACGATTATTATACTGGTTTAGGGTGAAACAATAA
- a CDS encoding Txe/YoeB family addiction module toxin yields MTWKLVYTKQAQKDGGKLASSGLKQNARELLAIIAEDPFRKPPPFEKLIGDLAGACSRRINIQHRLVYQVLEDERTIKVLRLWSHYE; encoded by the coding sequence GTGACATGGAAGTTGGTTTACACCAAGCAAGCCCAGAAAGACGGGGGAAAACTGGCCTCCAGCGGTCTCAAGCAAAATGCACGGGAATTGTTGGCAATAATTGCGGAAGATCCCTTCCGCAAGCCGCCTCCGTTTGAGAAGCTCATTGGTGATCTTGCGGGGGCCTGTTCACGCCGCATCAATATTCAGCATCGTCTGGTCTACCAAGTGCTCGAGGACGAGCGAACGATAAAAGTTCTCAGGCTCTGGAGCCACTACGAATAG
- a CDS encoding type VI secretion system Vgr family protein, with protein MPRKTDSAFAFISQGFSEETFDVVSFSGEEELGAAYRFEILLQSGVSDLDLDVVMREPARLVLRSQVTHGPDMVYHGILASFEQLHQSGKTAFYRAELRPRLWWLSLIRHNQVFLDKRVDQFLAEVLKDAGLALNQDFEMRFKERLLPWEYVCQYGESHLDFFSRWLEREGAYYWFEQEERMEKLLVADTYIAHVPLPGYERLDYHPRTERSDAPTGRHVSAFTLKQTCQPRNVLVKDYDYRKPSLEMSGRAQIQEHGRGEVYLYGEQVRNRAEAERIARVRAEEYGARQKIFHGQSSLPALRPGYLFTLRRHFRESYNQQYLTVSVRHEGGQGGGQGGGQGGGRGGSREGLKGGDLEGMTAGVDGAEASYRNTFSCIPATTQFRPTQVTARPRIAGTISATIDAAGSGQYAELDEHGRYKVRLPFDRAERGGGKASTWLRMATPYAGENCGLHFPLLKGTEVLLTFIDGDPDRPVIAHAVPNFEKQSPVRDMNSPANAIRSAGGNQIVLGDKKGQEFIGLYSPFHNSGIVLGSHVPGGGGSIGVSTGGGYELFVMGAANQAVLGAKNNLTGGVVNEICAGLKSDLTVAMRFAATLASRIEYDKGPEFYLGEKASTLKQEIATAGMKSFSISGGYSDEMNKQVKAAQKALAMGIGGTAAAGLGIMGVSAPFDEHFLKDSSMMWKNAAFFGGLAALLAGGWLSMQAAKEVKKLVQAVVDQAKALSTAELTLDPAGANIVVNCDVSPDAIFSTRVAVTDKFGQIQESTLSVSLDEEKAVVLKNTFKADAQDDGEAAAVQIILGSKGITLIKPGGAQIVLDKTGAVMERLEPDDEDAKQLVADLGLEDVALVPGIISARRNSAKMECGENSVEVTPTGVTIVTPVPDPVPPGDEAEPSSVQIDADGFIKLG; from the coding sequence ATGCCACGTAAAACAGACAGCGCGTTCGCTTTCATCAGCCAGGGCTTTTCCGAGGAAACCTTCGACGTGGTCAGCTTTTCCGGCGAGGAGGAGTTGGGGGCGGCGTATCGGTTCGAGATTCTGTTGCAGTCCGGCGTCTCGGATTTGGACCTGGATGTGGTGATGCGCGAGCCGGCCCGGCTGGTGCTCAGAAGCCAGGTCACCCACGGGCCGGACATGGTCTATCACGGCATCCTGGCCAGCTTCGAGCAACTGCACCAGTCCGGCAAGACGGCCTTCTACCGGGCCGAGCTGCGGCCCCGGCTGTGGTGGCTGAGTCTGATCCGGCACAACCAGGTCTTTCTGGACAAGCGGGTGGATCAGTTTCTGGCCGAGGTTCTCAAGGACGCCGGGCTGGCCCTGAATCAGGATTTTGAGATGCGGTTCAAGGAGCGTCTCCTGCCCTGGGAGTATGTCTGCCAGTACGGCGAGTCCCACCTGGACTTCTTTTCCCGCTGGCTGGAGCGGGAAGGGGCCTATTACTGGTTCGAGCAGGAGGAGCGGATGGAAAAGCTCCTGGTGGCGGACACCTACATCGCCCATGTGCCGCTGCCGGGCTACGAACGTCTGGACTACCACCCTCGCACCGAACGGTCCGACGCGCCGACGGGCAGACACGTGAGCGCCTTTACCCTGAAGCAGACCTGTCAGCCCAGGAACGTCCTGGTCAAGGACTACGACTATCGCAAGCCCAGCCTGGAAATGTCCGGGCGGGCCCAGATCCAGGAGCACGGGCGCGGCGAGGTCTATCTGTACGGGGAGCAGGTCCGCAACCGGGCCGAGGCCGAGCGAATAGCCAGGGTCCGGGCCGAGGAGTACGGGGCGCGGCAGAAGATCTTTCATGGTCAAAGCTCCCTGCCCGCGCTGCGGCCCGGGTATCTGTTCACGCTGCGACGGCATTTCCGGGAATCCTACAACCAGCAATACCTGACGGTTTCGGTGCGCCATGAAGGTGGTCAGGGCGGTGGTCAGGGCGGTGGTCAGGGCGGTGGCCGGGGCGGGAGCCGGGAAGGCTTGAAGGGCGGCGATCTTGAAGGCATGACGGCAGGCGTTGACGGGGCCGAGGCGTCCTATCGGAACACCTTTTCCTGCATCCCGGCCACCACCCAGTTCCGTCCGACCCAGGTCACGGCCAGGCCCCGGATCGCGGGGACCATCTCCGCGACCATCGACGCCGCGGGGTCCGGGCAGTACGCCGAGCTGGACGAACACGGCCGCTACAAGGTCCGGCTGCCCTTTGACCGGGCCGAGCGCGGCGGGGGCAAGGCCTCCACCTGGCTGCGCATGGCCACGCCCTACGCCGGAGAGAACTGCGGCCTGCATTTTCCGTTGCTCAAGGGCACGGAGGTGCTGCTGACCTTCATCGACGGCGACCCGGACCGCCCGGTGATCGCCCACGCGGTGCCCAATTTCGAGAAGCAAAGTCCGGTCCGGGACATGAACAGCCCGGCCAACGCCATCCGCAGCGCCGGGGGCAACCAGATCGTCCTGGGCGACAAGAAGGGTCAGGAATTCATCGGCTTGTATTCCCCGTTTCACAACAGCGGCATCGTCCTGGGCTCTCACGTGCCCGGAGGCGGAGGCAGCATCGGCGTGAGCACGGGGGGCGGCTACGAGCTGTTCGTGATGGGCGCGGCCAACCAGGCCGTGCTCGGAGCCAAGAACAACCTGACCGGCGGGGTGGTCAACGAGATCTGCGCGGGGCTGAAGAGCGATCTGACCGTGGCCATGCGCTTCGCGGCCACTCTGGCCTCCCGCATCGAGTACGACAAGGGACCGGAGTTCTATCTCGGGGAAAAGGCCAGCACCCTGAAGCAGGAAATCGCCACCGCCGGGATGAAGTCCTTCTCCATCTCCGGCGGCTACTCCGACGAGATGAACAAGCAGGTCAAGGCGGCCCAGAAGGCCCTGGCCATGGGCATCGGCGGCACGGCCGCGGCCGGGCTGGGGATCATGGGCGTGTCCGCGCCCTTTGACGAGCACTTCCTCAAGGACAGCAGCATGATGTGGAAGAACGCGGCCTTTTTCGGCGGTCTGGCCGCGCTGCTGGCCGGGGGTTGGTTGTCCATGCAGGCGGCCAAGGAGGTCAAGAAGCTGGTCCAGGCCGTGGTGGACCAGGCCAAGGCCCTGAGCACCGCTGAACTGACCCTGGACCCGGCCGGCGCGAATATCGTGGTCAATTGCGACGTCAGCCCGGACGCGATCTTTTCCACCCGGGTCGCCGTCACGGACAAGTTCGGCCAGATCCAGGAATCCACCCTGTCCGTTTCCCTGGACGAGGAAAAGGCCGTGGTGCTCAAGAACACCTTTAAGGCCGACGCTCAGGACGACGGGGAGGCCGCGGCGGTGCAGATCATCCTCGGCTCCAAGGGCATCACCCTGATCAAGCCCGGCGGGGCCCAGATTGTGCTGGACAAGACCGGGGCCGTGATGGAACGGCTGGAGCCGGACGACGAGGACGCCAAACAGCTCGTGGCGGACCTGGGGCTGGAAGACGTGGCCCTGGTTCCCGGCATCATCAGCGCCAGGCGCAACAGCGCCAAGATGGAGTGCGGGGAAAACTCCGTGGAGGTCACGCCCACGGGAGTGACCATCGTAACTCCCGTCCCGGACCCGGTTCCCCCCGGCGACGAGGCCGAGCCGTCCAGCGTCCAAATCGACGCCGACGGCTTCATCAAGCTGGGCTGA
- a CDS encoding short-chain dehydrogenase has product MTNKPIPAPIEFLLTIPLYAETVFVGEQTWKIVDLLYFGGTYDSFCTKCGRDSTFQVIAPERPPGFTRNHAREQLIKNHGGSPELPPLPSDIYRVHAKCTRHNAHCQDFLFFIDHRLVTDEAGKRHTEPTIQKVGQQPSFADLHISKIKKYAPVLTKTQLRELNRAIGLASHDVGVGSYVYLRRVFEALVEEAHAEACADNGWNEGAYTQSRMAEKIALLKSHLPPFLVEHPKMYSLLSKGVHDLSEEDCLSHFETLRIGIELILDEKLERKERERKVKDAKAALAKAIGDTKA; this is encoded by the coding sequence ATGACCAATAAACCAATTCCAGCGCCCATTGAATTTCTCCTCACAATCCCGCTTTATGCTGAAACCGTGTTCGTTGGTGAGCAGACGTGGAAGATCGTTGATCTTCTGTATTTTGGAGGCACTTACGACAGCTTCTGCACAAAATGTGGACGAGATTCGACATTTCAGGTCATTGCCCCAGAAAGACCGCCCGGGTTCACGCGAAACCATGCTCGTGAGCAACTCATAAAGAACCATGGAGGTTCTCCGGAACTTCCTCCGCTACCTTCCGATATCTACAGAGTTCACGCGAAGTGCACGCGACACAATGCTCACTGTCAGGATTTCCTCTTCTTCATTGATCACCGTCTTGTGACCGATGAAGCTGGCAAACGCCACACAGAGCCGACAATCCAAAAGGTGGGGCAGCAGCCTTCGTTTGCCGATCTGCATATATCGAAAATCAAAAAGTACGCTCCTGTATTAACGAAAACGCAGTTGCGCGAATTGAATCGCGCAATTGGCCTGGCCTCGCATGACGTCGGTGTTGGTTCATACGTCTACCTACGGCGCGTGTTCGAAGCACTGGTCGAAGAAGCGCACGCGGAAGCGTGCGCCGACAACGGCTGGAATGAAGGTGCTTACACGCAATCTCGGATGGCTGAAAAAATTGCGCTCCTGAAAAGCCACCTGCCTCCATTCTTGGTTGAGCATCCGAAGATGTACTCACTGCTCAGCAAAGGCGTCCACGATCTTTCGGAAGAAGATTGCCTTTCGCACTTCGAGACGCTGCGTATTGGTATCGAACTAATTCTTGACGAGAAACTGGAACGGAAAGAACGCGAAAGGAAGGTCAAGGATGCCAAGGCTGCACTCGCAAAGGCTATCGGTGATACCAAGGCATAA
- a CDS encoding ribbon-helix-helix domain-containing protein — MSVAVSVRLPERLAAELGDVASATERSKSFVIQKALEAYLEEQADLQIALDRLNDPTDATISLEDMRSELAL, encoded by the coding sequence ATGAGTGTAGCCGTTTCTGTTCGTCTCCCGGAGCGCTTGGCGGCCGAACTCGGCGATGTCGCCAGTGCCACCGAACGTTCAAAGTCTTTCGTGATCCAGAAAGCGCTTGAGGCTTACCTCGAAGAACAAGCGGATTTGCAGATTGCTCTGGATCGCCTGAACGATCCGACCGATGCGACCATCTCGCTTGAGGACATGAGGTCCGAGCTTGCCCTATAG
- a CDS encoding winged helix-turn-helix transcriptional regulator codes for MDACREKPSITISELAGLIGISERSVQRNIQNLQKDGLLRRIGGRKEGRWEVME; via the coding sequence CTGGATGCCTGTCGGGAAAAACCGTCTATCACCATTTCCGAGCTGGCGGGATTGATCGGCATTAGCGAGCGGTCGGTGCAACGGAACATTCAAAACCTGCAAAAAGATGGTTTGTTGCGTCGGATCGGAGGAAGAAAGGAAGGTCGCTGGGAGGTGATGGAGTGA